Below is a window of Agathobacter rectalis ATCC 33656 DNA.
TCTTGACGGAACAGAGATTGCTATCTCAGAGTCACAGGAGCGTATGGCAGTTGTAGTTGCGCCTTCTGATGTTGAGCAGTTCCTTGCATACGCAAAGGAGGAAAACCTCGAGGCAACAGAGGTTGCGGTAGTTACAGAGGATCCAAGACTTGTGCTTGAGTGGAAAGGCAAAGAGGTAGTAAATATCTCTCGTGCATTCCTTGATACAAACGGAGCTCATCAGGAGACAGATGTTGAGGTTGAGATGCCTTGCGAGAGTGACAATTATCTGGACAAAATCAGCACACCTGCTGTAGCCAGGATGGTTGAGGCAGGAGATATGAAGGGTGCCTGGGAGGCAGAGCTTGAAGATCTTAACGTATGCTCACAGAAGGGACTTGTTGAGATGTTCGACAGCTCTATCGGAGCAGGCAGTGTATATATGCCATATGGTGGACGTTACCAGCTCACAGAGACACAGTCAATGGTTGCAAAGCTTCCTGTATTAAAGGGCAAATGCGATACAGTAACAATGATGGCTTACGGCTTTGACCCATATCTTTCATCATGGAGCCCATACCACGGATCTATATATGCAGTGCTTGAGTCTATCTCAAGGATCGTTGCAGCAGGCGGAGATTACAGCAAAATCCGTATGACATATCAGGAGTACTTCCGCAGAATGAATGAGGATCCAAAGCGCTGGAGCCAGCCGTTTGCAGCACTCCTCGGAGCATATGATGCTCAGATTGGCTTCGGACTTCCTTCAATCGGTGGAAAGGATTCTATGTCAGGTACCTTCAATGATATTGATGTACCGCCTACACTCGTATCATTTGCAGTGGATGTGGCAAAGGAAAAGGATATCATCACACCTGAGCTCAAGAAAGAGGGCAACCAGCTTGTTCTATTTACAATAGATAAGGATGAGTTTGATCTTCCAAAATATGATCAGGTTATGACACTTTATACAGCAATCAGAAATCTTATCCAGGATGGCGCAATTGTTTCAGCATATGCACTTGACGGAAAAGGACTCGCAGCAGCAGTATCAAAGATGGCATTTGGTAACAAGCTTGGTGTAACAATCGAGGATGAGGTGACAAGCGATACACTCTTTGCACCTGGCTTTGGTAATATCGTAGCTGAGGTTCCTGTTGATGCACTTTCAAAGGTCAGAGAAGTAATTGATGCAGCAGGTATTTCAGATGCAGCCTCTGTAGTCGGCTATGTAAACGATAAGCAGACTATCGAGTGTGACGATATGGTGCTTCCTGTTGAGGAGGCTGTCAATGTATGGACAGCAAAGCTTGAGGGCGTTTTCCATACAAAGGCAACAGACGATACAAGCAAGGTAAATAGCGGTCTTTACGATGCAAAGAATATCTATGTATGCAAGAATAAAGTTGCTAAGCCTACAGTATTTATTCCGGTATTCCCTGGAACAAACTGTGAGTACGATAGTGCTAAGGCATTTGAAAGAGCAGGCGCTGACACAATCGTAAAGGTATTCAAGAACCTCACAGCAGAGGATATCCGTGATTCGGTTGATGAGTTTGTAAAGGCAATCGACAAATCACAGATTATCATGTTCCCTGGTGGATTCTCAGCAGGAGATGAGCCTGAGGGATCAGCTAAATTCTTTGCAACAGCATTTAGAAATGCAAAGATGACAGAGGCTGTTGAAAAGCTCATCAATGAGAGGGACGGACTTGCACTTGGTATCTGTAACGGTTTCCAGGCACTTATCAAGCTTGGACTTGTACCATATGGAGAGATCAGACAGCAGGATGCACAGTCACCTACACTCACATACAATACAATCAACCGCCACATCTCAAAGATGGTATATACAAAGGTTGTTTCAAACAAGAGCCCATGGCTTGCACAGGCTAAGCTTGGTCAGACCTACTGCAATCCGGCATCACATGGCGAGGGACGTTTCGTAGCACCGAAAGAGTGGCTTGATAAGCTCTTTGAAAACGGACAGGTTGCCACACAGTATGTTGATCTGGACGGAAATGTATCAATGGATGAGGAGTGGAACGTAAACGGCTCATACATGTCTATCGAGGGTATCACATCTCCTGACGGAAGAATCCTTGGCAAGATGGCTCATTCAGAGCGTCGCGGCGAGTCTGTAGCAATCAATATCTACGGAGAGCAGGATATGAAGATATTCGAGAGCGGTGTGAAATACTTTAAATAATTCATAACTGAATAATTACAATATCTTATATATTCATTGGGTTATTATCTCTGCAATATAAACAATTAAGCTTCCATGGAGGTCACGGTTAGTGGCTTTCATGGGAGTTTTTATTTTGGAACCAGTGAATATGCTGACGGAAAAAAAATAAATTGAAGGTAATTAAACACGTGTGTCTGCTTGATATTTGATAGTCGCAGTGGTAAAATCAAGACTAAAATTACCGGTAGCAAATGGTTTGAAAGAAAAGAGGACATAAAACAGATGAGATTGCCACAAATAATAAACAGCCTTCTTGAGACTGATATGTATAAATTCAGCATGGGACAGACGATTTTCCATCAGTTCACAAGCTATAAAACGACATGGACCTTCAAGTGCCGAAATAAAGACGTGCATTTTACAGATGAGATGGTCGAGGAGATAAAGGAACAGGTGCAGGCCTTCTGTCAGCTTCGTTTTACGGAGGAAGAGCTTGAATATCTTGATAACATCACCTGGATAAAAGGTACATATGTTGATTTTTTAAGACTCTGGCAGCCGAGATATGAGGAGTTTACCATCACAACAGATGCACCGTGTGGGCTGGCAATCGATGCAGCCGGCACGTGGCTCAATACTTCGATGTATGAGATTCCGGTGCTTGCTATTGTAAATGAAGTGTACTTCCGTATGGCATATGATTATGATGTGCTGCTTAAGCAGTTTAAGCGCAGGCTTGATGAGAAGGTGCGTCTGCTCGAGGAGGATACCTACAGGCTTAGCGATTTCAGTGAATTTGGACTAAGACGCCGTCTGTCTGCTGAGGCGCAGGAGATGGCTGTAAAGGCAATCGCAGAGGTTGAGCTGCCAGCAGATTCACACTTTATTGGTACATCAAACGTATATCTTGCGAAGAAATTCAATTTAAAGCCGGTTGGAACAATGGCTCATGAGTGGATTATGTGTACAGGACAGGGCAATCACAAGCATAATCCGGCATATTCAAACTGGTACGCACTCGATGCATGGGTTAAGGAGTATGGTATATTAAACGGTATTGCGCTTACTGACACCATAACAACAGACTGCTTCCTGCGTGATTTTCAGCTCACCTATGCGACACTTTTTTCGGGAGTGCGTCATGATAGCGGAGATCCGTACGAGTGGGGAGACAAGATGATAGCCCACTACAACAGTCTGGGAATTAATCCAAGGACAAAGACACTTTTGTTCAGCGACAGCCTGGATTTCGAGCGTGCGACTGCATTGTATGATTATTTCAAGGATAAGGCAAAGGTTGCATTCGGTATAGGAACCTTTATCAGTAACGACACTGATGAGGAAGCACTCAACATAGTTATGAAGACCACCAAGTGTAATGGCATGGATGTGGCAAAGATTTCCGACGTGGCAGGCAAGGGTATGTGCAAGAATCCGGATTATGTCGATTACCTGAACAGGTGTATTGATTACAGGATGAAGAATGATAAATGATAAATGATGGCATGAGGGGGCAAAGATATTTTGCCCCTTTAATTATGTGATTGAATTGCAAGAAATGTGTAAACAAAACAAAAAATATATAAAATATCAGACAATTTAAAATAAAAATGAAAATTATCAAAAAATATATTGACAAATAGGTGAAATTGGTGTAATCTTAAATCAACAAAAAGAGATACGAAAGGAACAAAAATAAAACACAGGAGGTACAGTCCAATGGGGATTACATAATTTAAGTCAAAGTACTATAAGGATGATTGAACGGAATATTTAAATCTGTAGGGCGAGCCGAAGAGCAGTAATCGCACAGATATATTAGCAAATAAATAATATCGTTGAAAAAGTTCTTGTAGATTAAAAGTGAAAGATAGAATCTCTCATAAGAGTTTACATAGATAATGTAACCAAAAGGAGTGATTTTATGAAGAAGGGTAGAGGTCCATAGCTAAGCTAAAAGAATAAGAATCCTGTCATAAACAGAATCATATTTATAGCAAAGCAATATGGAAATGCCAAAACAAATTCATATAGCGAAAGCGGAACTTGGAGGTTATACAGTGAAGCTTACGGAACCAATGCTTTAGGAGCCACTTGATGTAAAATGTAGATCAGGTGGCTCCTATTTTTTGACATTTGCGAATGCATGTGAGGTTTAATAGTTAGATAGAATGGCAACGTAAGCCTTTAAGGCTGGGCTATAATTTGATGAAAGCAGGAACGCGGTTTTCAAATACTGTATAGTACATAAACCCGGCATCCTTGAGGATATTTGAAACCTTGTCAAAATCATATGCCACATGCTCCGGCTTGTGGGCATCTGCTCCGACTGTGATTATTTCTCCACCAAGCTCATGATAGCGCTTTAGCACATCTTCGGTCGGATTTGAGTGGCCAAGCCCGTATTTAAAGCCGGCGGTATTGAGCTCGATGCCTTTTCCCTGTGAGATAATTTCCTTTAATATAGCATCAATTATGTCGGCATACCGTTCATATGAATAGTATTTATTTTTGTCAGGACCGTATCTGACCACGTAGTCGATGTGACCGTACACATCAAAATCCGCGCCGGAGTGCAGATTGTCAAGTATCGATTCAAAGTATTCGGTGTAGGCTTCGTGCTCTGTCTTACCTTTGTAAAATGCAGGATAGTATGGGTCAATGCCGTTTACTACATGGCTTGAGCCGATCACGAGGTCAAACGGATATTTTTTGGCGACCTCATTATTTTTGTCTGTAATATGAGGCTGTAAACCGATTTCAATGCCCCAGTGGATATTTATCGGGCAGCCCTTTTCTTTAAGAACAATTGCAAGTCTTTTGATGCGCTTTTCATATGCTGCTATATCAAGGTCGAAAAGCCCAGGCTCCTCTTTATAGTCATAGTCCAGATGGTCTGTAAAGCAGATGCCGTCCAGCCCTTTGTTGATTGCTGAGTTTATCATCAATACCGGGTCGGCATCGCTGTCACCCGAAAACATGCAGTGCATGTGCTGATCCCACATATAAATACCTCCGTAAAACTGATGTATTGTTGTTAAAAAACTTTATAAGTTACATGATTTATAATTGTCTGCTGCTGGCTGCCGGAAAGTGCGAATTACAGCAATTAATTAAGTGTAGCCGAGATTATAATAAAGTGCAATATCTAAAAATAAAAATTGTGAAGAATGATAAAAAATGTGTGTAAATGAAAATATTTAGTGAAAATTTTAACAAACGCAAATAAAGTACTTGAACCTTTGAGAATTATTCGCTATAATAAAAGCATCTTAGGGCATGTCCCTAAAAATACTTTTTACAATTCTAGGAGGAATTAAAATGGCAGTAAGAGTAGCAATCAACGGATTTGGTCGTATCGGACGTCTTGCTTTCAGACAGATGTTTGGAGCTGAGGGATACGAGGTAGTAGCTATCAACGACTTAACAAGCCCAAAAATGTTAGCACACTTATTAAAGTATGATTCATCACAGGGTAAATACGAGCATGCAGATGAGGTTTCTGCAAGCGATGATTCTATCACAGTTTGTGGTAAGGAAATCAAAATTTACGCATTCCCAGATGCAAACAATTGCCCATGGGGAGAGTTAAAGGTTGACGTTGTACTTGAGTGCTCTGGATTCTATACATCAAAAGAGAAGGCTCAGGCTCATATCAATGCTGGAGCTCGTAAGGTAGTTATCTCTGCACCAGCAGGAAATGACCTTCCTACAATCGTTTACAATACAAACCATGAGACACTTAAGGCTTCTGATACAATCATCTCAGCAGCTTCTTGTACAACAAACTGCTTAGCACCAATGGCAGATGCACTTAACAAGTACGCTCCAATCCAGTCTGGTATCATGGTAACAATCCATGCTTACACAGGAGATCAGATGACTCTTGACGGACCACAGAGAAAGGGAGACCTTCGTCGTTCACGTGCAGCAGCAGTTAATATCGTTCCTAACTCAACAGGAGCAGCTAAGGCAATCGGCCTTGTTATCCCAGAGTTAAACGGAAAGTTAATCGGATCTGCACAGCGTGTTCCTACACCAACAGGATCTACAACAATCCTTACAGCAGTTGTTAAGAAAGCAGGCGTTACAAAAGAGGATATCAACGCAGCTATGAAGGCAGCAGCTAACGAGTCATTCGGTTACAACGAGGATGAGATCGTATCTTCAGATATCGTTGGAATGAGATTTGGTTCATTATTCGATGCAACACAGACAATGGTTAACCAGGTTTCTGACGATCTGTACGAGGTACAGGTTGTTTCTTGGTATGATAACGAGAACAGCTACACATCTCAGATGGTTCGTACAATCAAGTACTTCTCAGAGTTAGCTTAATTCTTGTACCCACAAGAACAGTATATCTCAAGACTACTCAAGGGGCGCGGTCTTAATTGAACCGCGCCTCTTTTTTAAAGCATGGCTATTTCTTTTGAATATCTGTGAATTGTAGAATTAATTATATTTTTTAATATGCACAATATGGCGTGGCCACATGGCTTATGCCTTGAAATAAGGGAGGACATATTATGTCATTAAACAAGAAATCAATTGATGATATCAACGTAAAAGGCAAGAGAGTTCTCGTTAGATGTGACTTCAACGTGCCACTTAAGGACGGAAAAATCACAGATGAGAACCGTATCAACGGAGCTCTTCCAACAATCCAGAAATTAATCAAGGACGGTGGAAAGGTTATCCTTTGCTCACACCTTGGAAAAGTTAAAAACGGACCAAACGAGGGTGAGTCACTTGCTCCTGTAGCTGCAGCTCTTGAGGCTAAGCTTGGACAGAAGGTTACATTTGTAGCTGACTACAACGTAACAGGAGAGGCTGCAACAAAGGCTGTTTCAGAGATGAAAGAGGGAGATGTAGTTCTTCTTCAGAATACACGTTTCAGAGGCAAAGAGGAGACAAAGCCACAGGAAGCCGGAGATGCATTCGCAAAAGAGCTTGCTGACCTTGCTGATGTATATGTATGTGACGCTTTCGGTTCTGCTCATAGAGCACATGCTTCTGTAGCAGGTGTTACAAAGTTCATCACAGCTAAGGGTGGAGAGAATGTTGTTGGATACCTTATGCAGAAGGAAATTGACTTCCTTGGCAAGGCAGTAGAGAATCCTGTACGTCCTTTCGTAGCTATTCTTGGTGGAGCTAAAGTAGCTGACAAGCTCAATGTTATCGACAATCTCCTCGAGAAGGCTGATACACTTATCATCGGTGGTGGAATGGCATACACATTCCTTAAAGCACAGGGCTATGAGATTGGTATCTCAATGCTTGATGAGACAAAGATTGATTACTGTAAAGAGATGCTTGCAAAAGCAGAGAAACTTGGAAAGAAGATTCTTCTTCCTGTTGATGCAGTTACAATCAAGGATTTCCCAAATCCAATCGATGCTCCTGTAGAGACAGAGACATATGATTATGACAAGATGCCTGCAGACCGTGAGGGCTGTGATATCGGACCTAAGACACGTGAGCTTTTCGCTGACGCTGTTGCATCAGCTAAAACTGTTGTATGGAACGGACCAATGGGTGTATTTGAGAACCCAACACTTGCAGCAGGTACACTTGCAGTAGCAGAGGCACTTGCTAAATCAGATGCTATCACAATCATCGGTGGTGGAGATTCAGCTGCAGCAGTTAACCAGATGGGACTTGGCGACAAGATGAGCCACATCTCAACAGGTGGCGGTGCTTCCCTTGAGTTCCTTGAGGGCAAGGAGCTTCCTGGCGTAGCTTGTGCTGATGATAAATAAGCCGAAAGCAGCTTAATGAAATCAAGCCGCAGGCAAAAAATATTTGTATATAAATACAAGGAGATATAAAATGGCAAGAAAGAAAATTGTAGCCGGCAACTGGAAGATGAACATGACTCCAAGCCAGGCTGTTAAATTAGTAGAAGAGTTAAAACCACTCGTAGTTTCAGATGATGTTGAAGTTGTTTACTGTGTACCTGCAATCGACATCGTACCTGTTGTAGAAGCATTAAAGGGTACAAATGTTGCTGTTGGAGCAGAGAATATGTACTTCGAGGAGAAGGGTGCTTACACAGGAGAAATCTCAGCAGAGATGCTTCTTGATGCAGGTGTTAAGTATGTTATCATCGGACATTCAGAGAGAAGAGATTACTTCAAAGAGGATGACGCACTTCTCAACAAGAAGGTAAAGAAGGCTATCGAGGCTGGACTTACACCAATCCTTTGCTGTGGTGAGACACTTGAGCAGAGAGAGAGCGGTGTTACACTTGACTGGATCAGACTTCAGATTAAGTCAGATCTCGCAGGTGTTGCTGCATCAGATGTTGCAAACATGGTTATCGCTTACGAGCCAATCTGGGCAATCGGAACAGGAAAGACAGCTACTTCTGACCAGGCTCAGGAGGTCTGCGGTGCAATCCGTGAGTGTGTAGCAGAGATCTATGATCAGGCTACAGCAGATTCAGTTCGTATCCAGTACGGCGGATCTGTAAATGCAGGAAATGCAGCAGAGCTTTTTGCAAAGCCTGACATCGACGGTGGATTAGTTGGTGGCGCTTCACTCAAGGCTGATTTTGGAAAGATCGTAAACTACAAGTAATTATTAAATCATAATTTAATATTTGATTTGACAATCACAATAACTAAATGTCACTAAATTCACCAGCTTAGCTGCATTTAGTGGCATTTATTATGTAATGAAATTTTTTGTGAGCTTGCATATGTCGCTGTAATAGAGCATTTTGCAAGCCTCATATGAAGAATAGAGGAAATATAAATGAGTAAGAAACCGGTAGTATTAATGGTACTTGATGGTTACGGCTTAAGTGACCACAAAGAGGGAAATGCCATAGCTATGGCAAATACCCCTGTTATGGATAAATTGATGGCAGAGTGTCCTTTTGTAAAGGGCGCAGCTTCAGGTCTTGCAGTTGGACTTCCTGACGGACAGATGGGAAACTCTGAGGTAGGACATATGAATATCGGCGCAGGCCGTATCATATATCAGGATCTTACAAGAATCACAAAGGCAATTGCTGATGGTGATTTCTTCAAGAACAAGGTATTAATTTCTGCAATCGAAAACTGCAAGAAGAATGACTCCGATCTGCATCTTTGGGGACTTCTTTCAGATGGTGGAGTTCACAGCCATATCGAGCATCTTTACGGACTTCTTGAGCTTTGCAAGAAAGAAAATTTTGACAGAGTATATGTACACGCATTCCTTGATGGTCGTGATACACCTCCTGCATCAGGCAAGGACTATATCGAGCAGCTTCTCGCCAAGATGAAGGAAATTGGTGTAGGAAAGATTGCATCTCTTTCAGGACGTTACTATGCAATGGACAGAGATAACAACTGGGACCGTGTGCAGAAGGCTTATGATTCACTCACTAAGGGTGAAGGCGTAAAAGCTACATGCCCTGTAAAGGCTATGGAGGAGTCATACGCAAATGACGTTACAGATGAGTTCGTGCTTCCTACAGTTATCACAAACGAGGATGGCACACCGGTATCTGTTGTAAAGGACAATGATTCTGTTATCTTCTTCAACTTCCGTCCGGACCGTGCTCGTGAGATGACAAGAGCATTTTGCGATGATAAGTTTACTGGCTTTGAGCGCCCATTCCTTAAGACAACATTTGTATGCTTCAAGGATTATGACGAGTCAATTCCTAACAAGCTTATCGCTTTTGAGAAGGAAGAAATCAAGAATACATTTGGTGAGTATCTTGCAGCAAATGGCAAGAAACAGCTTCGTCTCGCAGAGACAGAGAAGTATGCACACGTAACCTTCTTCTTCAACGGTGGAGTAGAGGAGCCGAATATCGATGAGGCACGTCTTCTTGTAAACAGTCCTAAGGATGTTGCAACATATGACTTAAAGCCTGAGATGAGCGCTCCTGAGGTTGGAATGGATCTTGTTGAGGCTATCAAGTCAGATAAGTATGATGTTATTATCATCAACTTTGCTAACCCTGACATGGTTGGACATACAGGTGTGATTCCGGCTGCTGTAAAGGCTGTTGAGAGAGTTGATTCACTCGTAGGTGATGCAGTTCAGGCAATCAAGGATGTGGATGGAGTATTATTCATCTGTGCTGACCACGGAAACGCAGAGAAGATGATTGATTATGAGACAGGAAAACCTCATACAGCTCATACAACCAATCCTGTTCCTTTCATTCTTGTAAACGCTGACCCTTCTTACAAGCTTCGTGAGGGCGGATGTCTTGCAGATATCGCTCCAACACTGCTTGAGATTATGGGACTTCCACAGCCAAAAGAGATGACAGGAAAGTCACTTATCGTTAAATAAAATTTGTATTATATAGGCTCCGGCGCAGACAAAGGGTTTGAACCGGAGCTTTTGTTTTGATATATTAAAGATATAATAATAAATATAAGAATTGCTTATAAATGACGTAAAATTATTTAAAAAAACTTATAATATACGTTGACTTTACAAATTGAGCTGGTATATAATTTAAAAGTAGCATTTGATTTGTAAAATAAATTACACATAAGATGGAGGACAATCATGCAGGAATTTAAACCATTCAAAGAAGGAAAAGTAAGAGAAGTATATGATAACGGGGACAGCCTTATTATGGTCGCAACAGATCGTATTTCCGCTTTTGACCATATTTTAAAGAATAAGATTACAGACAAGGGAGCCATCCTCACACAGATGTCTAAGTTCTGGTTTGAATTCACAAAGGATGTTGTTCCTAACCATATGATTTCAGTAGACGCAAAGGATATGCCGGAGTTCTTCGGTCAGGACAGGTTCAACGGAAACAGTATGCTCTGTAAGAAGCTTGAGATGCTTCCAATCGAGTGTATAGTTCGTGGATATATCACAGGAAGCGGCTGGGCAAGCTACCAGGAGAACGGTACAGTCTGCGGAATCAGACTTCCGGAGGGACTTGTTGAGTCTGATAAGCTCCCTGAACCTATTTATACACCATCTACCAAGGCTGATCTTGGAGATCATGATGAGAATATCTCATTCGAAAAATCAGTAGAAGTATTAGAGAAGATTTATCCTGAGAAGGGCAGAGAGTACGCAGAGAAGATTCGCGATTATACAATTGCTCTCTACAAGAAATGTGCAGAGTATGCTCTTACAAAGGGTATCATCATCGCAGATACCAAGTTTGAGTTTGGCTTAAATGAGCAGGGTGAGGTAGTGCTTGCCGATGAGATGCTCACACCTGACAGCTCACGCTTCTGGCCACTTGATGGATATAAGCCTGGACAGGGACAGCCTTCATTTGACAAGCAGTATGTAAGAGACTGGCTCAAGGCAAATCCTGACAATGACCTTCTTTTACCTGATGAGGTTGTTGTGAAGACTGTAGAGAAATATAAAGAGGCATTTGAGCTTCTTACAGGAAGCAAATTCAGCCGCTAATATATTATTTATTCCGCGTTACTATTTCGCAATTATAAACGGAGATATTATGAACCAGGACAATAACATAAATCAGTATATAAATACTAGTATAGATACAAAAAGTCATACCGGTACAAAATTAAAAAGGTGTTCTGATATTGACGAGCATAACCATGTATTTGATGAGCTTCATGAGGAGTGTGGTGTGTTCGGCATGTATGATTTTGATGGAGGAAATGTCGCATCCACTATCTATTATGGCCTTTTTGCGCTTCAGCACAGAGGACAGGAAAGCTGTGGTATTGCAGTGAGTGATACACACGGACCAAAGGGAAAGGTGACCACACACAAGGGTATGGGCCTTGTAAATGAGGTATTTACTCCTGATATTTTAGAGCCTATGAAGGGTGATATCGGAGTGGGACATGTGCGCTATTCAACAGCAGGCTCATCAACACGTGAGAATGCACAGCCTCTCGTATTAAATTATGTCAAGGGCACACTTGCCATGGCACACAACGGAAACCTCATTAACGCAAAGGAGCTTCGCAAGGAGCTTGAGTATACAGGAGCAATTTTCCAGACCACAATCGACTCTGAGGTTATAGCTTATCATATCGCCAGAGAGCGTCTTAACTCAAAAACAGCGGAGGAGGCGGTCAGACGTGCCTGCCAGAAGCTTAAGGGAGCCTATGCACTTGTGGTTGAGAGCCCGAGAAAGCTTATTGCAGCCAGAGACCCATTTGGTTTTAAGCCTCTTTGCATTGGAAAGAGAGACAATGCATATATCGTTACATCTGAGACCTGTGCGCTTGATACAATCGGTGCAGAGTTTGTCAGGGATATAGAGCCGGGAGAGGTTATCACCATCACTCCTGAAAAGGGCATTGAGTCTGATATGACTATGGCACTTGCCCCTGAAAAACAGGCCAGATGCGTGTTTGAATACATTTATTTCGCAAGACCTGACAGCCATATTGACGGAGTAAGCGTGTATAGCAGCCGTATCAAGGCTGGCAGATTCCTTGCAATGGATTCACCGGTTGAGGCTGATATCGTGACAGGAGTACCGGAGTCAGGAAATGCCGCTGCTCTTGGTTATTCACTTGAGTCGGGCATTCCATATGGCACAGCATTT
It encodes the following:
- the gpmI gene encoding 2,3-bisphosphoglycerate-independent phosphoglycerate mutase, with the protein product MSKKPVVLMVLDGYGLSDHKEGNAIAMANTPVMDKLMAECPFVKGAASGLAVGLPDGQMGNSEVGHMNIGAGRIIYQDLTRITKAIADGDFFKNKVLISAIENCKKNDSDLHLWGLLSDGGVHSHIEHLYGLLELCKKENFDRVYVHAFLDGRDTPPASGKDYIEQLLAKMKEIGVGKIASLSGRYYAMDRDNNWDRVQKAYDSLTKGEGVKATCPVKAMEESYANDVTDEFVLPTVITNEDGTPVSVVKDNDSVIFFNFRPDRAREMTRAFCDDKFTGFERPFLKTTFVCFKDYDESIPNKLIAFEKEEIKNTFGEYLAANGKKQLRLAETEKYAHVTFFFNGGVEEPNIDEARLLVNSPKDVATYDLKPEMSAPEVGMDLVEAIKSDKYDVIIINFANPDMVGHTGVIPAAVKAVERVDSLVGDAVQAIKDVDGVLFICADHGNAEKMIDYETGKPHTAHTTNPVPFILVNADPSYKLREGGCLADIAPTLLEIMGLPQPKEMTGKSLIVK
- the purF gene encoding amidophosphoribosyltransferase, whose product is MYDFDGGNVASTIYYGLFALQHRGQESCGIAVSDTHGPKGKVTTHKGMGLVNEVFTPDILEPMKGDIGVGHVRYSTAGSSTRENAQPLVLNYVKGTLAMAHNGNLINAKELRKELEYTGAIFQTTIDSEVIAYHIARERLNSKTAEEAVRRACQKLKGAYALVVESPRKLIAARDPFGFKPLCIGKRDNAYIVTSETCALDTIGAEFVRDIEPGEVITITPEKGIESDMTMALAPEKQARCVFEYIYFARPDSHIDGVSVYSSRIKAGRFLAMDSPVEADIVTGVPESGNAAALGYSLESGIPYGTAFVKNGYVGRTFIKPKQSSRESSVQIKLNVLKEAVKGKRVVMIDDSIVRGTTSDRIVRMLREAGATEVHVRISSPPFLWPCYFGTDIPAREQLIAYNRTIEDIRQIIGADSLGYLGIDRLHEMVEGLPICMGCFTGKYPMEPPKDDIRGEYFDKEIDLERKMLNR
- a CDS encoding phosphoribosylaminoimidazolesuccinocarboxamide synthase; amino-acid sequence: MQEFKPFKEGKVREVYDNGDSLIMVATDRISAFDHILKNKITDKGAILTQMSKFWFEFTKDVVPNHMISVDAKDMPEFFGQDRFNGNSMLCKKLEMLPIECIVRGYITGSGWASYQENGTVCGIRLPEGLVESDKLPEPIYTPSTKADLGDHDENISFEKSVEVLEKIYPEKGREYAEKIRDYTIALYKKCAEYALTKGIIIADTKFEFGLNEQGEVVLADEMLTPDSSRFWPLDGYKPGQGQPSFDKQYVRDWLKANPDNDLLLPDEVVVKTVEKYKEAFELLTGSKFSR